The Gillisia sp. Hel_I_86 genome has a segment encoding these proteins:
- a CDS encoding metallophosphatase: MHKSTSTLDYRRIFNFPNFSLLLFFTICSSGFAQDKSATQGKEVAHTFYITANTGLDESNKISQEVLSEIVKSSQEDKDATLLIVGNITKEKGYPSKGKAQGKTETYLKNSLLAPIEKFNGKVIFTPGVNEWNKKGHKSIDDLESFLQDNSKAKFWPNDGCPIESEEINEDVALIMIDSQWYLEDWDEYPYINNKCDIKTRAQFFEEFRDELKDNFGKTVIVAVHHPILSSTKYGFIDKVAGFSDQTYQNPEQSRLHNILEATAREFEDVIFVSGNDRNLQYLDHHEVPQIISGAAAKTQKASAAKKGHFASNKNGYAKLILFKDGSSLVRFYETTATDSKFLFEKEIQRKRTSLDEVSYKPKDTYGNTAVSSIYTMKETDKSGLYKWAWGDHYRDIYSKQISAPILFLDDLPGNVKPITEGGGNQSRSLRLINDNENEYTLRALRKSAIRFIQKNMREHYVADIVDNTVAERIVMDYYTTAHPYAPFALNDLMDDVNILHVSPKIYFVPKQEALGVFNDEYGDELYMLEEHVGDENKDMEIFGSPDDILSSSDLRDELLESKDANVDEDEYLKARIFDMLVGDWDRHDDQFRWAEFKEGDDKKIYKVIPRDRDQAFSKYDGPIISLLKLGFPPFRAMQSFNSSIKNVKWFNTAGYPMDNMIIQNSTWEDWEKQVKFIQSNLTNAKIERAFANLPEDIKDESIANIQKNLKIRRDNLMEVTRDYYEYLNKFHVVTGTDKDDKFLITRKNEGVTEIQILRKDTVVFQNNYNAKDTKEIWVYGLDGDDEFKIEGKGTNLIKLKVLGGEENDIYNFENSRRAKLYDYKSKKNTIEKAGKKWLVDSYDINNFDFTKRKTSQNSAFPALGYSSDAGVNVGISDTYTTYGLAKNPFTTQHTVGANYYFDTEGLELSYFGEFAHVFYNWNLGIDAYYTSPNFTLNYFGKGNETVYDNDIDLDYNRVNIEQWRFSPTLIWSNNRGSRFQFGPTIESLEVSRDTDRFIADTFQASNDIFEDQLYAGAEVIYQYLNKRKNPAYPTLGTQIDLTAGYKTNIDDHDNELGYLKPSISIDYPLHNSGIIVLATKIGGEVIISDNYEFYHGAMLGGNESLRGYRNQRFNGKSSFYQSTDLRIGLGKIQTNFIPLRFGVTGGFDYGRVWLNNEDSKDWHTSYGGSIFINGFSAFTANVGYYTSDEDDRVVFTFGFKF, from the coding sequence ATGCACAAATCTACGTCTACCCTGGACTACCGACGAATTTTTAACTTCCCGAATTTCAGTCTTCTATTATTTTTCACTATTTGCTCTTCCGGTTTTGCACAAGATAAAAGTGCTACTCAAGGAAAAGAAGTTGCCCATACTTTTTATATTACCGCTAATACCGGTTTGGATGAAAGCAATAAGATCTCTCAAGAGGTTTTAAGCGAAATTGTAAAGTCTTCGCAAGAAGACAAAGATGCAACCTTGTTAATTGTTGGAAACATAACCAAAGAAAAGGGATATCCATCCAAAGGCAAGGCTCAGGGAAAAACAGAAACCTATTTAAAAAATTCACTTTTAGCTCCCATCGAAAAATTCAATGGGAAAGTAATCTTCACTCCAGGCGTGAACGAATGGAACAAAAAAGGGCACAAGAGTATAGACGATCTGGAATCTTTTTTACAGGATAACAGCAAAGCGAAATTTTGGCCAAATGATGGTTGCCCAATTGAAAGTGAAGAAATAAATGAGGATGTTGCATTAATTATGATAGATTCTCAATGGTATCTAGAAGATTGGGATGAATATCCTTACATCAACAATAAATGTGATATTAAAACCAGGGCGCAATTCTTTGAAGAGTTCCGGGATGAATTAAAAGACAATTTTGGCAAAACCGTTATTGTTGCTGTGCACCATCCAATTTTAAGCAGCACCAAATATGGCTTTATAGATAAAGTAGCTGGGTTTTCAGACCAAACCTACCAAAATCCAGAACAGAGCAGGCTTCATAATATACTGGAGGCAACTGCACGTGAATTTGAAGATGTGATCTTTGTATCCGGGAACGATAGGAACCTTCAATACTTAGATCATCATGAAGTACCACAAATTATAAGTGGGGCGGCGGCTAAAACTCAAAAAGCTAGCGCAGCGAAGAAAGGACATTTTGCATCGAATAAAAATGGGTATGCAAAACTTATCCTATTTAAAGATGGAAGCTCATTGGTTCGTTTTTACGAAACCACGGCTACCGATTCCAAATTCTTGTTCGAAAAGGAGATTCAAAGAAAAAGGACTTCTTTAGATGAAGTTTCCTATAAACCTAAAGACACGTATGGCAATACTGCAGTTTCTTCTATATACACCATGAAGGAAACAGATAAAAGCGGATTGTATAAATGGGCTTGGGGTGACCACTACCGTGATATTTATAGCAAACAAATAAGTGCTCCCATATTGTTTTTGGATGATCTGCCTGGAAATGTAAAGCCAATTACAGAAGGTGGAGGGAATCAATCCAGATCTTTAAGGCTTATAAATGATAACGAAAATGAATACACGTTAAGAGCTTTAAGAAAAAGCGCTATCCGTTTTATTCAAAAGAATATGAGGGAACATTATGTGGCAGATATTGTAGACAATACTGTTGCTGAAAGAATTGTGATGGATTATTACACCACGGCACATCCTTATGCTCCTTTTGCATTAAATGACCTAATGGACGATGTAAACATTCTTCATGTAAGTCCGAAAATATATTTTGTTCCAAAACAAGAAGCTTTAGGGGTTTTTAATGATGAGTATGGAGATGAACTTTATATGTTGGAAGAACATGTGGGAGACGAAAATAAAGACATGGAGATCTTTGGTTCACCAGATGATATTTTGAGCTCTTCAGATCTTAGGGATGAGCTGTTAGAGTCAAAAGATGCCAATGTAGATGAAGACGAGTATTTAAAAGCACGAATTTTTGATATGCTTGTTGGAGATTGGGATCGACATGACGACCAGTTTCGTTGGGCAGAATTTAAAGAAGGGGATGATAAAAAAATCTACAAAGTAATCCCAAGAGATAGAGATCAGGCTTTTTCTAAATATGACGGTCCAATTATTTCTTTATTGAAATTAGGATTCCCTCCATTTAGAGCAATGCAATCTTTTAATTCTTCTATCAAGAATGTAAAGTGGTTCAACACTGCGGGCTATCCAATGGATAATATGATTATCCAGAATTCTACTTGGGAAGATTGGGAAAAGCAAGTGAAATTCATTCAGTCCAATCTTACCAACGCTAAAATTGAACGTGCGTTCGCTAATTTGCCCGAAGATATAAAAGATGAAAGCATTGCCAATATTCAGAAAAATTTAAAGATCCGGCGGGATAATTTAATGGAAGTGACCCGCGACTATTATGAATATTTAAATAAGTTCCATGTTGTTACGGGAACAGATAAGGATGATAAATTTCTTATAACCCGAAAAAATGAGGGGGTTACAGAAATTCAAATTTTAAGAAAAGATACCGTTGTTTTCCAAAATAACTACAATGCAAAAGACACCAAAGAAATTTGGGTTTACGGATTGGATGGGGACGATGAATTTAAAATTGAAGGAAAAGGAACAAACCTAATAAAACTAAAAGTTTTAGGGGGCGAGGAAAATGATATTTACAATTTCGAAAATTCCAGGAGAGCAAAATTGTACGATTACAAGAGCAAAAAGAATACAATTGAAAAAGCTGGTAAAAAATGGCTGGTAGATTCTTACGACATCAATAATTTTGATTTCACAAAAAGAAAGACCTCCCAAAATAGCGCTTTTCCAGCTTTAGGATACAGTTCAGATGCTGGGGTGAATGTTGGAATTTCCGATACTTATACTACGTATGGATTAGCGAAAAACCCTTTTACAACGCAACATACTGTAGGAGCAAATTATTATTTTGATACCGAAGGTTTGGAATTAAGTTATTTCGGAGAATTCGCACATGTTTTTTATAACTGGAATTTGGGAATAGATGCTTATTACACAAGTCCCAACTTTACGTTGAATTACTTCGGAAAAGGAAATGAAACCGTTTACGATAATGATATAGATTTAGATTATAACCGAGTGAATATTGAGCAATGGCGTTTCTCCCCTACCTTAATTTGGTCCAATAACAGGGGTAGTAGATTTCAATTTGGGCCTACCATAGAATCTTTAGAGGTTTCTAGAGACACCGATAGGTTTATAGCCGATACTTTCCAAGCATCCAACGATATTTTTGAAGATCAGCTTTACGCTGGAGCAGAGGTAATTTATCAATATCTAAATAAAAGAAAAAACCCTGCGTATCCAACCCTGGGAACCCAAATAGATCTTACTGCTGGGTATAAAACGAATATAGACGATCATGACAATGAGCTAGGGTATTTAAAACCCTCTATTTCTATAGATTATCCTTTACACAATAGTGGTATAATTGTTCTTGCTACCAAAATTGGTGGAGAAGTTATTATTAGTGATAACTATGAATTTTATCACGGTGCGATGTTGGGCGGAAATGAAAGCCTAAGAGGTTATAGAAATCAGCGTTTCAATGGGAAAAGCAGTTTTTACCAAAGTACCGATTTGAGAATTGGTCTTGGAAAAATCCAGACAAACTTTATTCCGTTGCGTTTTGGGGTAACCGGGGGATTCGATTACGGTAGGGTTTGGTTAAATAATGAAGATTCCAAAGACTGGCATACCAGTTATGGAGGTTCTATTTTTATAAACGGGTTTAGCGCCTTTACTGCAAATGTTGGATATTATACCAGTGATGAAGATGATAGAGTGGTATTTACTTTTGGTTTTAAATTTTAG